A window of Eubacteriaceae bacterium ES3 contains these coding sequences:
- a CDS encoding diguanylate cyclase — protein sequence MLEQKFQKFMTNNYHFQQDDPQLKRVLMMNAILSLGIIIAFLFSGIAAYNKIYPVMVSNFIASLICALALYDFHRRHEIVFTAVVMILTEVGIITALVWFIGSAEYDLIWIIIVPPSAYFLLGRKGGRIFTVGIALLVLFYIILNYMDWLEQGYTFVSVLNLGFAYLVMTLIISYYERTVVEAFGHLEEKNNELASLSVTDKLTGAYNRIKLDEILCLEIENYQKTKRPFSVIIGDLDKFKEINDRLGHLAGDQVLKKTAEIMGVTIRENDICGRWGGEEFMIICPNTRLEGAAVLAEKLRHRIEMSEQGFPVTISIGVAQIRDEDTFESLVKRADDALYRGKSSGRNRVEYDKSAGVFGQGTVLEFEGL from the coding sequence ATTGATGATGAATGCCATCTTGTCGCTGGGGATTATCATTGCATTTCTATTTTCTGGAATTGCTGCTTACAATAAAATATATCCGGTGATGGTCAGTAACTTTATTGCCAGTCTAATTTGTGCCCTGGCCCTCTATGATTTTCATCGACGTCATGAAATTGTCTTTACGGCAGTGGTGATGATTCTCACCGAGGTTGGCATAATAACTGCCCTGGTCTGGTTTATCGGATCTGCAGAATACGATCTGATTTGGATTATTATCGTTCCACCAAGTGCTTATTTTTTGCTGGGCCGCAAAGGGGGAAGGATTTTTACAGTCGGTATTGCCCTATTGGTACTTTTTTACATTATCCTGAATTATATGGACTGGTTGGAACAGGGATACACTTTTGTCAGTGTCTTAAATCTTGGCTTTGCCTATCTGGTAATGACGTTGATTATCAGTTATTACGAGCGGACAGTGGTGGAAGCCTTTGGTCATTTAGAAGAAAAAAATAATGAGCTGGCAAGCCTGTCCGTGACCGATAAACTGACGGGTGCCTATAATCGAATCAAGCTCGATGAGATTCTATGTCTGGAGATCGAAAACTACCAGAAAACCAAACGACCTTTCTCAGTAATCATCGGCGATCTTGACAAATTTAAGGAAATTAATGATCGGTTGGGACATCTGGCTGGCGATCAGGTGCTAAAGAAGACCGCAGAAATAATGGGTGTAACGATCCGTGAAAACGATATCTGTGGACGCTGGGGTGGCGAAGAGTTTATGATAATTTGTCCTAACACCAGGCTTGAAGGCGCTGCTGTTTTGGCAGAGAAGTTACGACATAGAATTGAAATGAGCGAACAGGGTTTTCCGGTGACAATCAGTATTGGTGTGGCTCAAATTCGCGATGAAGATACTTTTGAATCATTGGTTAAGCGGGCAGACGATGCCCTGTATCGGGGAAAATCGAGTGGACGAAATCGGGTTGAATATGACAAGTCAGCCGGAGTGTTTGGACAGGGAACAGTTCTGGAGTTTGAAGGACTGTAA